The genome window CATTCATTAAAGTTTCTCCTGACGATTGGGGGTATCTTGGTTATCTCTATCTTCATGGAATTAAACTCCAAAGAGAGATTGGTTTTAGGAACATAAGACCGATCCGTGAGGAGATGCCGTTTATTGTTACAACTGCTAAGAGAGTTGGTCTCGACCATATAGCCTTTGCTCAAGCTTTTGCCGAACTTACAAACGGAAAATTCATCCCAAGAGGGGACAAGAGCTTGACTTATATAGCGGACAAATACAACACGGATGTCCTTGGTGTTATTGAGAGACATCCAAGAGGGATGGCAATCAACTTCTACCGCTTGGATATAACAAAAGAAAGACCAGTTGGACCACTGATTAGCGTAAAAATCTGGATTATGGAAGATGGAAGGAGATGGGACTACAAGGAGGCATTGGGCATTAAAGTCAAAAGGAGAGAGCGTGAATGAATAAGATTAAGGGAACCATAGAGATTGAGTTCCCAAGTGAGGAGATTGCGAAAATTGTTTATGAGAGCGTTCTTTTTGAGCATTTAAGTGTTCCCTATCGGAGAAGTGAAATTGAATTTAAGAGGGAAGGGAATAGAATTGTTTTGCACTTCACAGCTCAAGATAACTCAGCTCTAAGGGGAACTCTCAATTCCTATTTAAGATGGATTAAAGTTGCTATGGACGTTGTTGAGCTTTAGACTTCTGCTCGGCAAAACCTTCTTAAATGCTCTCGCTAATTTTTGGTTGGATTAACGATTATGGAGGTGTTGAAATGCAAAACATTCCACCACAAGTTCAGGCTTTATTGGGACAGCTTGAGAGCTATCAACAGCAGTTACAACTTGTCATCCAGCAAAAGCAGAAAGTTCAGGTTGATTTAAATGACGCCAAGAAGGCTCTTGAGGAGATCGAAAAAGTTGAGGAGAGTACTCCGATCTACAAGACTGTTGGAACTCTAATAGTGAAAACCAGCAAGGCTAAAGCTGTTGAAGAACTCAAGGAGAAGATTGAGACCCTTGAGGTTAGGCTGAACGCTCTTACCAGACAAGAGCAGAAGCTTAATGAAAAAATCAAAGAGCTAACTCAAAAAATACAGTCAATGCTCAGACCAACAGCTGGCTGATTTTCTGCTTAATTTTAATCTTTAAACTTTGTTGGTGAGTGAGATGACAAAGAGAGTTATCCACATTGGACTGCCAGAGCTCAGTGAAGATGAGCTTATTGCTTTAGGAGAGTTAGCTCAAGAGACTGCAATTGAATACATATTTGAGCATCTAACAAGGAGTGAAGTGAAGGACATAGAAGTTACAGCGAGAATAAATAAGGAAGAAACACTCGATTTGGAACTTGAGATATACCTTGAGGTGCCAATATTTGTGAGGGTTGATGTTGATAAGCTAGTTGAGGAGGCTTTGGAATTAGCCTATGAAAAAGTTGAGGAAAGGTTGAGGGAAATTGCGGGGCAAGATAAAACTTAAGCGATTTTTGGAAGAAGCAAAAGAAAAGAGATACTCTTTTCTGCTCCTATGCCATCATAATGCTGATCCGGATTCATTGGGTAGTGCAATTGCCTTTTCTCGATACCTCAGCAGCATAGGTTTAGATAATCGAATTGGCGTTGCCCAGAGTGTCTCTTCCTATGCTAAGCGTTTGCTATCTTTCGCAAAAGTAGAAAAAGACCCCCAAGTTAAAGAAGACGTGGTCATTATATTTGATACTTCATCAATTGAACAGCTTGAACCCATTGATATTCCAAAGGACAAGTTTGTAATTGTCATTGACCATCACATCGAGAAAGAAAATCCGATAAAAGCTCACATAAGAATTGTTGATTCTTCAAGAACATCAACAGCTGAAATAGTGTGGGAGCTCTTAAAGTACTTCAACTTTTATGACGAAATTGCAGCAAAAGCAATACTTGCGGGAATAGCGACAGATACGGCTAATTTTAGATATGCAAACGCAAAGACATTCAAAACTGTAAGCGAAATTCTTGAGAAATTCCCAATCCAGATGGGAGAAATCTACAACTTAACAGCCCCAGTGAGCGATGAGAACATTGACCAAGCGAAGAGGATGGCCATTTTAAAAGCATGCCAGAGGATGGAAATTAAAAAATTCAGAAAATACGTAATCGTGACATCCAAAGTCTCTGCTTATGAATCTTTAGCGTGTAAAGTCTTTCTCCAGCTGGGGGCTGACGTTGCAATAGTGGGGAGTGAGAAAAAGGGTGTTAGGATTTCTGCAAGAGCAAAGGAGCATTTAGTGAAGAAAGGACTCCACCTAGGCAAAATAATGGAAAAAGTTGGCCCAATCATTGAAGGCTCAGGCGGAGGACATGCTGGAGCTGCCGGAGCAAATGGTAAGAGAAATCTTGATGAAGCCATTAAGTTTTTAGTGAAAGAAATTGAGAAATTTTTGAGGGGGATTTAGATGGCAAGATGTCCACTTTGCGGAGAGGCATTAAAATGGGAGGAACTAATTGAGCAGATGCTCACACTTGAAAACTTTAGTGAGCTGTTGGCTGATAAGGAAGCATTTATTTCTGCATTTGAAGAATTTGTTTTCACATGTCCATATTGTAAGGAGGAATTTTATGGTAAACATCTTGAAATCAAAGAGGCAGAAAAAGTCTTTGAGCTATTAAATGATTTTAAGGGTGGAATAGATTACAAGAACAAGAAAGTTAAGCTGAAGCTTACC of Thermococcus sp. M39 contains these proteins:
- a CDS encoding DUF3194 domain-containing protein gives rise to the protein MTKRVIHIGLPELSEDELIALGELAQETAIEYIFEHLTRSEVKDIEVTARINKEETLDLELEIYLEVPIFVRVDVDKLVEEALELAYEKVEERLREIAGQDKT
- a CDS encoding ribosomal biogenesis protein, translated to MMLITTSHRPTRRTRSFGHDLERVFPNSTYLTRGKKTIQDLLMEAYDRGYERLLIINVWKGNPLKMTFIKVSPDDWGYLGYLYLHGIKLQREIGFRNIRPIREEMPFIVTTAKRVGLDHIAFAQAFAELTNGKFIPRGDKSLTYIADKYNTDVLGVIERHPRGMAINFYRLDITKERPVGPLISVKIWIMEDGRRWDYKEALGIKVKRRERE
- the pcc1 gene encoding KEOPS complex subunit Pcc1; the protein is MNKIKGTIEIEFPSEEIAKIVYESVLFEHLSVPYRRSEIEFKREGNRIVLHFTAQDNSALRGTLNSYLRWIKVAMDVVEL
- a CDS encoding prefoldin subunit beta, which gives rise to MQNIPPQVQALLGQLESYQQQLQLVIQQKQKVQVDLNDAKKALEEIEKVEESTPIYKTVGTLIVKTSKAKAVEELKEKIETLEVRLNALTRQEQKLNEKIKELTQKIQSMLRPTAG
- a CDS encoding bifunctional oligoribonuclease/PAP phosphatase NrnA gives rise to the protein MRGKIKLKRFLEEAKEKRYSFLLLCHHNADPDSLGSAIAFSRYLSSIGLDNRIGVAQSVSSYAKRLLSFAKVEKDPQVKEDVVIIFDTSSIEQLEPIDIPKDKFVIVIDHHIEKENPIKAHIRIVDSSRTSTAEIVWELLKYFNFYDEIAAKAILAGIATDTANFRYANAKTFKTVSEILEKFPIQMGEIYNLTAPVSDENIDQAKRMAILKACQRMEIKKFRKYVIVTSKVSAYESLACKVFLQLGADVAIVGSEKKGVRISARAKEHLVKKGLHLGKIMEKVGPIIEGSGGGHAGAAGANGKRNLDEAIKFLVKEIEKFLRGI